A window of the Veillonellales bacterium genome harbors these coding sequences:
- a CDS encoding DASS family sodium-coupled anion symporter, with product MNRLIRGVIVVVLMAVLWCFPVPQGLSVQAWHLFAIFAATILGFILQPMPLGAVALAAITLTGLTGILKPQEALSGFSNTTIWLIVSAFLFAKGFIKTGLGRRISYKLIELFGNSTLKLGYTLAVSDFIISPATPSNTARSGGIMFPIVRSLASAFGSEPGPTARKIGAYILVTSFQADAPIAATFLTACAPNPLMATLAMKTAGIDLSWGLWASAAIVPSLLSLLIIPYFIYKVYPPEIKKTPEAQQLARKELANMGPMTKAEKIISCVFIGALLLWSTSQYTHLDATIVALLGVSVMLMTEVLTWKDVLGEQGAWDGMMWMGGIVGLADSLNKVGFIPWFAQSVTGMLGGISWIPTLGVLFVVYLYSHYAFASLSAHATAMYAAFLAVAVSAGAPPYLAAMGLAVLSNLMAGLTHYGNLSVFGNLYS from the coding sequence ATGAATCGTTTAATTCGCGGGGTAATCGTTGTCGTTTTAATGGCTGTCCTTTGGTGCTTCCCTGTACCGCAAGGGTTGTCTGTACAAGCGTGGCATCTGTTTGCTATATTTGCTGCCACAATTCTTGGTTTTATTTTACAGCCTATGCCGCTGGGCGCGGTAGCGCTTGCTGCTATTACTCTTACTGGTTTAACTGGAATCTTAAAACCGCAGGAAGCTTTATCGGGATTTAGCAATACGACAATCTGGCTGATTGTGTCCGCTTTTCTTTTTGCCAAAGGCTTTATTAAAACAGGGCTTGGTCGAAGAATCTCCTATAAATTGATTGAATTATTTGGCAATAGTACATTAAAGCTCGGTTATACCTTAGCAGTCAGTGATTTTATTATCAGTCCGGCGACGCCATCGAATACGGCCAGATCCGGCGGTATTATGTTTCCTATTGTGCGCAGCCTGGCATCTGCTTTTGGATCAGAACCAGGGCCTACGGCGAGAAAAATTGGTGCATATATTCTGGTAACTTCTTTTCAGGCAGATGCGCCAATTGCGGCGACATTCTTAACGGCTTGTGCACCAAACCCGCTCATGGCGACTTTAGCCATGAAGACAGCGGGTATAGACCTTAGCTGGGGATTATGGGCCTCGGCTGCAATTGTCCCCAGCCTTTTATCCCTCTTAATCATACCGTATTTTATTTATAAGGTTTATCCGCCGGAAATTAAGAAAACACCGGAAGCACAACAGTTGGCGCGTAAGGAACTTGCCAACATGGGTCCAATGACAAAAGCCGAAAAAATAATCAGCTGTGTCTTCATTGGTGCATTGCTTTTATGGAGTACGTCACAATATACACACCTGGATGCCACTATAGTTGCCCTGCTGGGGGTATCCGTCATGCTGATGACAGAAGTCCTGACCTGGAAAGATGTGCTGGGGGAACAGGGCGCCTGGGACGGTATGATGTGGATGGGCGGCATCGTTGGTCTGGCTGACTCGCTGAATAAAGTGGGATTTATTCCCTGGTTTGCCCAAAGTGTTACCGGCATGCTGGGCGGCATATCATGGATTCCGACACTGGGTGTTTTATTCGTTGTGTATTTGTACAGTCATTATGCTTTTGCCAGCCTTTCGGCACATGCCACCGCAATGTATGCAGCGTTTCTTGCCGTAGCAGTAAGCGCGGGAGCACCTCCCTATCTTGCTGCCATGGGTCTTGCCGTTTTATCGAATCTTATGGCTGGACTTACACATTATGGAAATTTATCGGTCTTTGGTAATCTATACAGTTGA
- a CDS encoding DctP family TRAP transporter solute-binding subunit, giving the protein MTGVKKFKKLGILLLMLIFSLTFLAGCGNDKTAGSNQKHVLKVGHPLAADHPWTVCLEGMAKDVKEATNGEVEIQVFPSSQLGSELDVANGLKMGTIEMGLFGTASLNPLDKRMAIEELPYAWPKRENAYAALDGELGEALNKIMEKQGIIGLSWWEAGYRQTTNSKKPINSVEDFRGLKIRVPNNDMRIDTFKLLGAEPTPISFAEVFTALQQGAVDGQENPLITIQSSKLYEVQKYLTLTNHIWGSGYLAISKQAWDELSPEQQKIVKEKAQIWRDKERQMIKDGEAKSVDELKKSGMQVTEPNFQEFKDAEKPVWDKYEAIFGKDLMDLVKKYSSK; this is encoded by the coding sequence ATGACGGGAGTAAAAAAGTTCAAAAAATTAGGTATTTTACTATTGATGCTGATATTTTCGCTTACCTTTCTTGCCGGCTGCGGTAATGATAAAACAGCAGGCAGTAATCAAAAACATGTATTGAAAGTGGGGCACCCGCTTGCTGCGGATCATCCTTGGACTGTTTGTTTAGAAGGTATGGCTAAGGATGTAAAGGAAGCAACTAACGGCGAAGTTGAAATTCAGGTATTTCCGTCGTCGCAATTAGGCTCGGAGCTTGATGTTGCAAACGGCCTAAAGATGGGGACCATTGAGATGGGCCTTTTTGGGACGGCATCCTTAAATCCGTTGGATAAGCGGATGGCAATTGAAGAATTACCATATGCTTGGCCGAAACGTGAAAATGCATACGCTGCTCTCGACGGTGAACTTGGTGAAGCGTTGAATAAAATAATGGAAAAACAAGGGATTATTGGTCTAAGCTGGTGGGAAGCTGGCTATCGCCAAACAACTAACAGTAAAAAGCCGATTAATTCAGTTGAGGATTTCAGAGGATTGAAAATCAGAGTACCCAATAATGACATGAGAATTGATACATTTAAATTGTTAGGAGCCGAACCTACACCGATCTCATTTGCCGAAGTATTTACCGCATTACAGCAAGGCGCGGTTGACGGCCAGGAAAATCCCCTGATTACCATTCAATCGTCCAAACTTTATGAAGTTCAAAAATACTTAACTCTTACAAATCATATTTGGGGTTCAGGCTATTTGGCAATAAGCAAACAAGCCTGGGATGAATTATCACCTGAACAACAGAAAATCGTTAAAGAAAAAGCGCAAATTTGGCGTGATAAAGAACGTCAAATGATAAAGGACGGAGAAGCCAAGAGCGTAGATGAACTGAAGAAATCAGGTATGCAGGTAACTGAACCTAACTTCCAGGAATTTAAAGATGCTGAAAAACCTGTTTGGGATAAATATGAGGCAATTTTCGGCAAAGATTTAATGGATTTGGTTAAAAAATATTCTTCAAAATAA
- a CDS encoding LysR family transcriptional regulator, whose product MENRQLKYVLKLAEEKSFSLAAKKLYISQSALSQIIFKLEEKIGFSLFDRSCIPLKITYIGELYIEMARKILDLNDEFTKKVNDTANLRRGRLTIGSSPFRSTYLLSQIIPIFEQRFPGLELILKEDTTRRLEELALNGLTDFSISLLPINTVLFDYEELFQEELLLALPPNHSLCIKFNRQPGDYHTPPRINLHDVRETPFILMDQGQKLHNTLFDLCNKAEVKPRILLETQSMNAAQALVGAGMGAALLPDTLIHASNISKNPCYFSLSPIPIRTVIIAYRKGRYLSKAAVEFINLMKESLNIALH is encoded by the coding sequence ATGGAAAATCGCCAATTAAAATATGTTCTGAAATTAGCCGAAGAAAAGAGCTTTTCTTTGGCGGCAAAAAAACTATATATCTCACAGTCTGCTTTAAGTCAAATTATTTTTAAGCTGGAAGAAAAAATTGGATTTTCCCTCTTCGACCGGAGCTGCATACCGCTAAAAATCACCTATATTGGTGAATTATATATTGAGATGGCCAGAAAAATCCTGGATTTAAACGATGAATTCACAAAAAAGGTAAATGATACTGCTAATTTACGTCGGGGCAGGTTAACTATCGGAAGCTCGCCTTTCCGCAGTACCTATTTGCTTTCACAGATTATTCCTATATTTGAACAGAGGTTTCCCGGACTTGAGCTAATATTAAAAGAAGATACAACCCGGCGATTAGAAGAGCTTGCCCTCAATGGGCTAACCGACTTTTCAATTTCACTGTTACCAATCAATACAGTGCTTTTTGACTACGAAGAACTGTTCCAGGAAGAATTGCTGCTTGCCCTGCCGCCAAATCATTCGCTCTGTATAAAGTTTAATCGTCAGCCGGGGGATTATCATACTCCCCCGCGAATCAATCTGCATGATGTCCGGGAGACGCCTTTTATTCTCATGGATCAAGGACAAAAGTTACATAATACTCTATTTGATTTATGCAATAAAGCTGAAGTTAAACCACGTATTTTGTTAGAAACGCAGAGCATGAATGCCGCACAGGCCTTAGTAGGCGCTGGAATGGGCGCAGCCTTATTGCCGGACACTCTTATCCACGCCAGTAATATCAGCAAAAATCCTTGCTATTTTTCTCTTTCTCCCATTCCGATACGAACTGTTATCATAGCTTATCGCAAAGGAAGATATCTTTCAAAGGCGGCGGTTGAATTTATCAATTTAATGAAGGAATCTTTGAATATCGCGTTACATTAG
- a CDS encoding FGGY family carbohydrate kinase produces the protein MKPMIMGIDIGTTGCKTALYRQDGTQVAQSYREYKLMHPENGWAEESPEDWWLSVVSNAREVLAFPGIKPEDIAAIGVSCTNGLVAVNKAGDPLLPAVMMLDQRSAPQADCIKKQLGEKRVFDITGNRIAPGAFYAPTMLWIAQERPDIYKQTYKFLVPTGFIVQHLTGQFTIDVSRASVTMLLDIRKRAWSEELLKAMDIDRNKLPQLYESSEVVGRVTAEAAETTGLKAGTPVIAGCVDTVSAAIGAGAVKQGQTFGLLGTVGRVCVVTDGTRFDGRMMNFCHGQEDLWLTNAAINAAGATLRWFRDTFYQYEAAVAKEQDESVYDIMMDEASQADLGGNGLIYLPYLSGERSPLWNGDAKGIIYGLTLAHKRSQIIRALLEGVAYAVRHNLEIIRDEYNVSFNNMTLSNGGARSRLWCRIIGDVTKTNISIPKVLDTEVLGVALLAGVGVGIYSNLAQAVNETVQIARIIPYDAQKAERYDRYFQAYLELVNDMSGRFSQISSLLKV, from the coding sequence ATGAAGCCGATGATTATGGGAATAGATATTGGCACGACCGGCTGTAAAACCGCATTGTATCGCCAGGATGGAACCCAGGTGGCACAAAGCTATCGTGAGTACAAACTCATGCATCCGGAAAACGGCTGGGCGGAGGAAAGCCCTGAAGATTGGTGGCTGTCGGTGGTTAGCAACGCACGGGAAGTTTTGGCGTTCCCCGGCATAAAGCCAGAAGATATTGCGGCAATCGGCGTCAGTTGTACAAATGGACTGGTAGCTGTAAATAAAGCTGGCGATCCGTTGTTGCCGGCTGTTATGATGCTTGATCAGCGCAGCGCACCACAGGCGGATTGCATAAAAAAGCAATTGGGTGAAAAGCGGGTATTTGACATTACGGGAAACCGGATAGCGCCGGGGGCGTTTTATGCGCCGACGATGCTGTGGATAGCGCAGGAACGGCCTGATATATATAAGCAGACATATAAATTTTTAGTGCCGACGGGGTTTATTGTTCAACACTTAACCGGACAATTTACGATTGATGTTTCTCGAGCATCGGTTACCATGCTGCTTGATATACGAAAAAGAGCATGGTCGGAAGAACTTTTAAAGGCTATGGATATAGACCGTAATAAATTGCCTCAATTGTATGAATCATCAGAAGTGGTCGGAAGGGTAACGGCGGAAGCGGCCGAAACGACCGGGCTCAAGGCAGGAACTCCGGTTATAGCAGGCTGCGTAGATACTGTCTCAGCGGCAATTGGCGCCGGGGCCGTAAAACAGGGACAGACATTTGGTTTACTGGGTACGGTGGGACGTGTATGTGTGGTAACTGATGGGACAAGATTTGACGGCAGGATGATGAACTTCTGCCACGGACAGGAGGATCTTTGGCTGACAAATGCGGCAATTAACGCCGCCGGGGCTACGCTAAGATGGTTTCGCGATACATTTTATCAGTATGAGGCAGCCGTGGCCAAAGAGCAGGATGAAAGTGTTTATGACATTATGATGGACGAGGCCTCTCAGGCTGATTTGGGTGGAAACGGCCTTATTTATTTGCCGTATCTTTCCGGGGAACGGTCGCCGCTATGGAACGGAGATGCCAAGGGAATTATTTATGGTTTGACTTTAGCGCATAAAAGATCGCAGATAATTCGTGCCTTACTGGAAGGCGTTGCCTATGCGGTACGCCATAATCTTGAGATTATTCGTGACGAGTATAATGTTTCTTTCAATAATATGACGCTGAGCAATGGCGGCGCAAGAAGCAGGTTATGGTGCCGGATTATTGGCGATGTAACTAAGACCAACATATCAATTCCTAAAGTCCTGGATACCGAGGTCCTAGGGGTTGCTTTGCTGGCGGGTGTTGGCGTAGGCATATACTCAAATTTGGCTCAGGCGGTAAATGAAACAGTTCAAATTGCCAGGATCATACCGTATGATGCGCAAAAAGCGGAACGATACGATCGCTATTTCCAGGCTTACCTGGAGCTTGTTAATGACATGTCGGGCCGGTTCAGTCAGATCAGCAGTCTTTTAAAAGTATAA
- a CDS encoding TRAP transporter large permease subunit — MSNKIDLDKDNVNSSASVASVDKPDLAARVDKLCAAIVTLSIIAELIIVPTNIITRNFLSFSLFWTEEIGNLALIIMAFIGGAVAYNRKGHMAMKVVVTHLSQRKQAVCEALGDWTVFAMGLVCFVLSQKMMLARWEEVSPILKIREAWFIAPIIIGMILFCVFAICNLRKQDRKIVLSTGVVLAIFVAVIAGLFVLLGRLDPTILLCLVLAFFFTLLIIGVPIAFVLILSSIIYILFIGKVPLTAIPHAMHVSMGSFLLLAIPFFMLAGYIMTAGGLSRRIADSVIAIMGHMRGGLLYVIVVFTYLVSGLSGSKLADVAAVGTSMSDALDKYGYKRGETSAVLAASAIMGETVPPCMCLLVLASNTTLSVGSLFIAGIIPAAVIGIAIMTLIYFRARSQEMPCGARVSFQEKMQKTIYAIPAIIAVVILVGGIISGMATPTEVSTVAVIYALFLSVCYREMDLRKCWNMMLEASVMTSMVLFIICAGSAFSWTLTVARVPHELASLLALFHGSSWLFMVFSLLLLIPCGSMLEGLPAVLIFGPLLVPVATQFGISSLQYGIFLIIALGTGVFIPPVGMGAYFCSAIVKTTIEDLSKHMLPYLAIIIVGLLLIAFVPWFSLVLPKAFHLI; from the coding sequence ATGTCAAACAAAATCGATCTGGATAAGGATAACGTGAATTCAAGTGCTTCTGTTGCTTCCGTTGACAAGCCGGATCTTGCAGCCAGAGTAGACAAATTATGCGCAGCAATTGTTACCCTTTCAATTATTGCAGAATTAATTATTGTTCCAACCAATATTATTACCCGTAATTTTCTTTCTTTCTCATTGTTCTGGACGGAAGAAATCGGGAATTTGGCATTGATAATTATGGCTTTTATCGGCGGCGCTGTAGCGTACAACCGAAAAGGTCATATGGCGATGAAAGTCGTTGTTACACACTTATCTCAACGTAAGCAGGCAGTTTGCGAGGCTTTGGGTGACTGGACGGTTTTTGCGATGGGGCTGGTTTGTTTTGTCTTATCACAAAAGATGATGCTGGCACGATGGGAAGAAGTATCCCCGATACTGAAGATTCGTGAAGCATGGTTTATAGCGCCGATTATTATTGGTATGATTTTGTTTTGCGTCTTTGCAATATGCAATTTGCGTAAGCAAGATCGTAAAATTGTACTTTCTACCGGCGTTGTTTTGGCGATATTTGTCGCTGTTATTGCTGGACTTTTTGTTTTGTTAGGAAGATTGGATCCGACAATTTTATTGTGTTTGGTGTTGGCTTTCTTTTTTACATTGCTGATCATTGGTGTTCCTATAGCCTTTGTTCTTATTCTGAGTTCAATAATATATATTCTGTTTATTGGTAAAGTGCCGCTGACAGCGATACCGCATGCCATGCATGTATCCATGGGAAGCTTTTTACTGCTGGCTATTCCATTTTTTATGTTAGCCGGGTATATCATGACCGCCGGCGGATTAAGCCGCAGAATTGCCGACAGTGTCATTGCAATCATGGGACATATGCGTGGCGGCCTATTATATGTTATTGTTGTCTTTACTTACTTAGTTTCCGGCCTATCGGGCTCGAAATTGGCTGATGTGGCGGCGGTAGGCACCTCAATGTCGGACGCTCTTGACAAATATGGCTATAAGCGGGGAGAAACGTCAGCCGTTTTAGCTGCCTCGGCAATTATGGGTGAAACAGTTCCGCCTTGTATGTGTTTATTAGTGTTAGCATCAAATACTACGCTTTCAGTAGGCTCGTTGTTTATTGCGGGAATCATACCGGCCGCGGTTATAGGAATAGCCATTATGACTCTTATTTATTTCCGCGCCCGCAGTCAGGAAATGCCGTGTGGGGCCAGGGTTTCATTTCAAGAAAAAATGCAAAAAACCATATACGCTATTCCGGCCATAATAGCAGTGGTTATTTTAGTCGGCGGTATCATATCCGGTATGGCAACTCCCACCGAAGTTTCGACTGTTGCAGTAATTTATGCATTGTTCCTTTCCGTATGTTATCGTGAAATGGATTTGCGTAAATGTTGGAATATGATGCTGGAAGCGTCCGTTATGACATCAATGGTGCTGTTCATAATCTGTGCGGGAAGCGCATTTTCATGGACACTGACCGTGGCAAGAGTTCCACACGAACTTGCGTCATTATTGGCACTATTCCATGGTTCTTCCTGGTTGTTTATGGTCTTTTCACTCCTGCTTCTTATACCCTGCGGTTCAATGCTGGAGGGGCTGCCGGCGGTACTTATTTTTGGACCGCTGCTGGTACCGGTGGCAACTCAATTTGGAATTTCGTCTTTACAGTATGGTATATTTTTAATTATTGCTTTAGGGACAGGGGTCTTCATACCGCCTGTGGGCATGGGAGCCTATTTTTGCAGTGCAATTGTGAAAACCACGATTGAAGATTTGTCAAAGCACATGCTGCCATATTTGGCGATAATTATAGTCGGATTGCTGCTGATTGCTTTTGTTCCATGGTTTAGTCTCGTTCTTCCTAAAGCCTTTCATTTAATTTAA
- a CDS encoding alcohol dehydrogenase catalytic domain-containing protein: MEWMKALVFYGPGDIRLKRHKIPVIRQEEMLIRVKAAGVCGTDIRIYNGTKEIEAPRIIGHEFAGDIIAVGKCVKNFAAGERVTVYPIITCNDCYACKTGRTNICSERITLGYELDGGFAEYVRIPANAIANGNVNRLPSGVSYEEGAVSEPLTAAYSGIRRANVKAGNSVLIVGGGPIGLLHTQLSKLYGAGLIIVSEPQKEKRLQAKFFGADAAVDPLNESLQKLIDKMTGGAGMDIVIADVGVPEIVEKSVEYVKRGGKYVIFAGCPAGSRITIDPNQIHYKELVITGSSAAKPTYQRKILKMIAAGQVDVKTVISDVFPVERWQEAFNMKENYKGLKYVLTF; encoded by the coding sequence ATGGAATGGATGAAAGCGCTGGTCTTTTACGGCCCTGGAGATATTAGACTGAAAAGACATAAGATTCCAGTAATTCGGCAGGAAGAAATGCTGATCCGAGTTAAGGCTGCCGGAGTATGCGGAACTGATATACGCATTTATAATGGTACGAAGGAGATCGAAGCACCGCGAATCATCGGCCATGAATTTGCCGGCGATATCATTGCCGTGGGGAAATGTGTGAAGAACTTTGCCGCGGGAGAAAGAGTTACCGTTTACCCGATTATTACTTGCAATGATTGTTATGCCTGCAAAACCGGCCGGACAAATATTTGCTCGGAGCGGATAACTTTAGGTTATGAGTTAGACGGCGGATTTGCCGAGTATGTACGGATTCCGGCCAATGCAATTGCTAATGGAAATGTTAATAGACTTCCCTCCGGGGTCAGCTATGAAGAAGGAGCCGTTTCTGAACCGCTGACGGCCGCTTACAGCGGCATCAGACGAGCCAATGTAAAGGCAGGCAATAGTGTACTTATTGTAGGCGGCGGGCCGATTGGCCTTTTACATACTCAATTGTCCAAACTTTACGGTGCGGGACTGATTATCGTTTCGGAGCCGCAGAAGGAGAAACGTTTGCAGGCGAAGTTTTTTGGCGCTGATGCCGCCGTAGATCCGCTTAATGAAAGTTTACAGAAGTTGATCGATAAGATGACAGGCGGCGCGGGAATGGATATAGTAATTGCCGATGTTGGTGTTCCCGAGATTGTCGAGAAGTCGGTTGAGTACGTAAAGAGAGGCGGAAAATATGTTATCTTTGCCGGCTGTCCCGCCGGCAGCAGAATAACGATAGATCCTAATCAAATTCATTATAAGGAGTTAGTAATTACCGGTTCTTCCGCCGCAAAGCCTACATATCAACGCAAAATATTAAAAATGATTGCGGCGGGGCAAGTTGACGTAAAAACGGTTATTTCTGATGTCTTTCCCGTCGAGCGGTGGCAAGAAGCCTTCAATATGAAGGAAAATTATAAAGGGCTTAAATATGTATTGACTTTTTAA
- a CDS encoding class II aldolase/adducin family protein: MMDFELDARCRLIQVCMEVYERKMVSSSGGNISIRLDDGFLITPTGYSLGKLKAEDLVKVGFDGAILSSGKPSKEVNLHMNIYLSRSNIKSVVHVHSPNAVCLSCMVAKEPFDIPAMTPGYACRVGILPAIPFMVPGSLQLAEAVRKVLAKRDSVLLCKHGLVTVGEDIQTAVNLAEEIEENAEIFILGGTRAVGMTSEEQAAVCKRYS; the protein is encoded by the coding sequence ATGATGGATTTTGAGCTTGACGCCAGGTGTCGCTTAATTCAAGTGTGCATGGAAGTGTATGAAAGAAAGATGGTCAGTTCATCCGGCGGCAATATCAGTATCCGACTTGACGACGGGTTCTTGATCACTCCCACCGGATATTCTCTTGGCAAGCTGAAAGCGGAAGATTTGGTAAAGGTCGGTTTTGACGGAGCTATATTAAGTTCCGGTAAGCCGTCAAAAGAAGTTAATTTGCACATGAATATTTATTTGAGCCGCAGCAACATTAAAAGTGTAGTCCATGTACATTCACCCAATGCCGTTTGCTTATCCTGCATGGTTGCCAAAGAGCCGTTTGATATTCCGGCCATGACGCCGGGTTATGCCTGCAGAGTCGGCATTTTACCGGCAATTCCTTTTATGGTTCCGGGGAGCCTTCAGCTTGCCGAAGCCGTTCGGAAGGTTTTAGCGAAAAGGGACAGCGTACTTTTATGCAAGCATGGCCTGGTGACCGTAGGAGAGGATATACAGACAGCTGTTAATCTGGCTGAGGAAATCGAAGAAAATGCGGAGATATTTATTTTAGGCGGAACCAGAGCTGTGGGGATGACGAGCGAAGAACAGGCGGCTGTTTGCAAACGGTACAGTTAA
- a CDS encoding 5'-nucleotidase C-terminal domain-containing protein — translation MKTLRKSKKWFLLIALLSMMLVVSQAIAAENGSDNDVVHLQILTVNDFHGALAETGTNIGAAKLVQLLNDIKTQDPDGTLMMSAGDMFQGTPDSNLLYGKTVADVMNYTGFDVMTLGNHEFDWGIDILKQCIAQSGFPYVCANLLDKRTGKIAEFVRPYTILERNGVKIGVIGIATPETAIKTNPKMIADYTFADPSKVVNALVPELKQQGVDIIVVLTHLASSLDGDGNIRGEAAALAVQTKGIDAIVSGHSHQIVYGKVNDIPIVQAGYNGRAVGKIELLFNLATHEVESSAASVLLPYPGLQADSGVREMLDQAQKEIIPVKSIVVGQTVHGLSHDRYARTETLLGQWVTDTMRQAVHGDIAFQNIGGIRTGIPAGTITMGELYEAIPFDNTLYTVDMTGEQIFKVLQYGLMNDKVSMLQYSGIKVSYDAEPQGGRIVAVALADGTPIRPGKTYKVVTNDFMAAGGDGFTMFKEGKNLYNTCIPLRDIVASAIRNQKTIEFNGDDRFEIRHFSQEQQKKAA, via the coding sequence ATGAAAACATTACGTAAGTCAAAAAAGTGGTTTTTACTTATAGCTTTGCTAAGCATGATGTTGGTAGTGAGCCAAGCAATTGCTGCCGAAAACGGCAGCGACAATGACGTTGTTCATCTCCAAATACTGACTGTTAATGATTTCCATGGCGCGTTGGCGGAAACCGGTACGAACATTGGTGCTGCAAAACTGGTGCAGCTTCTGAACGATATCAAAACGCAAGATCCTGACGGAACATTGATGATGAGTGCGGGAGACATGTTTCAAGGAACCCCGGATTCTAACCTTTTATATGGGAAAACGGTGGCCGATGTTATGAATTACACCGGGTTTGACGTCATGACCCTTGGAAATCATGAGTTCGACTGGGGTATTGACATTTTGAAACAGTGTATCGCCCAGTCGGGTTTTCCTTATGTTTGCGCTAACCTATTGGATAAACGTACCGGTAAGATTGCTGAATTTGTCAGGCCGTATACAATTTTAGAACGCAACGGCGTAAAAATTGGAGTGATTGGCATAGCTACTCCGGAAACAGCTATTAAAACCAACCCGAAAATGATCGCTGACTATACATTTGCTGATCCGTCTAAAGTGGTAAATGCTCTCGTACCTGAACTTAAACAGCAAGGCGTCGATATTATTGTGGTGCTAACTCACCTTGCCAGTTCGTTGGATGGCGACGGCAATATCAGAGGAGAGGCTGCTGCGCTTGCAGTGCAAACAAAAGGGATTGACGCTATTGTTTCCGGCCATTCCCATCAGATTGTTTATGGCAAGGTAAATGACATACCGATAGTTCAGGCTGGCTATAACGGACGGGCGGTGGGAAAAATTGAACTGCTTTTCAATCTCGCTACTCACGAGGTAGAGAGTTCTGCTGCCAGCGTACTTTTGCCTTATCCTGGTCTTCAGGCAGACTCAGGGGTGCGGGAGATGCTGGACCAAGCTCAGAAGGAAATAATACCGGTCAAAAGTATCGTTGTTGGACAAACAGTGCATGGGCTTAGCCATGATCGGTATGCACGTACGGAAACGCTGCTTGGCCAATGGGTGACAGATACGATGCGGCAAGCGGTACATGGTGACATTGCTTTTCAAAATATTGGCGGAATTCGTACGGGAATTCCTGCCGGGACTATTACTATGGGAGAACTTTACGAAGCCATCCCCTTTGACAACACGCTGTATACTGTAGATATGACCGGCGAGCAAATATTCAAGGTTTTGCAGTATGGTCTAATGAATGATAAGGTTAGTATGCTGCAATATTCCGGAATAAAAGTATCTTATGATGCCGAACCACAGGGAGGACGGATCGTTGCAGTCGCTTTAGCTGACGGTACGCCGATTCGTCCGGGAAAGACGTATAAAGTAGTAACCAACGACTTCATGGCAGCCGGCGGTGACGGGTTCACTATGTTCAAGGAAGGCAAGAATCTTTATAATACCTGTATACCCTTAAGAGATATAGTTGCAAGCGCCATTCGAAACCAGAAAACTATTGAATTCAACGGAGATGACCGTTTTGAGATCAGGCATTTTTCCCAAGAGCAACAGAAGAAAGCTGCGTAA
- a CDS encoding DeoR/GlpR family DNA-binding transcription regulator, producing the protein MVLGERHKAILALLKQKGSVTVNELTVALNASPATIRRDLELLEQTSLLRRTYGGAIEYTVGYEPSLTDRATKCTAEKIAIARLAASLIAAGDIIALDSGTTTYQIAKQLISIEPLSIITTSLTIAEIFANADNDEHTIIIPGGIVRTKTHSVVGEMAESNLMNYRCNTAFMSCQSITPENGAMNDNLLAMGIKRALINISQKIVIVADHSKFEKMSLATVVPTKKIDVLITDEKTSDTTLQSYRDLGIEVIIAHL; encoded by the coding sequence ATGGTGTTAGGAGAACGGCATAAAGCTATACTAGCCTTATTAAAACAGAAGGGTTCGGTTACAGTAAACGAATTGACGGTTGCTTTAAACGCCTCACCTGCAACGATTCGCCGGGACTTGGAATTGCTGGAACAAACCTCGCTGCTGCGGCGTACATATGGCGGCGCAATTGAATATACCGTAGGTTACGAACCAAGCCTCACGGACCGCGCGACAAAATGCACCGCAGAAAAAATCGCCATTGCCCGCTTAGCGGCCAGTCTGATAGCAGCCGGCGATATCATAGCCCTTGATTCCGGAACTACAACCTATCAAATTGCTAAACAGCTTATATCGATAGAACCTTTAAGCATAATTACAACATCTTTGACGATTGCTGAAATCTTTGCAAATGCTGACAATGATGAACATACCATCATTATCCCCGGCGGTATTGTCCGGACCAAAACTCATTCCGTGGTCGGCGAAATGGCTGAAAGCAATTTAATGAATTACCGGTGTAACACGGCTTTCATGAGCTGCCAATCTATCACCCCCGAAAATGGCGCCATGAACGACAATTTATTGGCTATGGGCATCAAACGAGCTTTGATAAACATCAGTCAAAAAATCGTTATCGTAGCCGATCACTCAAAATTTGAAAAAATGTCACTTGCAACCGTGGTTCCCACCAAAAAAATTGACGTTCTAATTACCGATGAAAAAACTTCCGACACAACATTACAATCTTATCGCGATCTTGGAATAGAAGTTATAATTGCACATTTATAG